A region from the Candidatus Thiothrix putei genome encodes:
- a CDS encoding DNA polymerase III subunit chi, which yields MTKIDFYVGKTNTLQARLLLACKVVMKAHQQQLHTYIHTDAPTTSSKLDELLWTFNELAFIPHALAPTKEQNMRILIGHDHEPMENCGLLINLSNEIPAFFSRFERLAEILDQEEPVLHAGRKRYQFYRDRGYNLDYHQLKI from the coding sequence ATGACCAAGATAGATTTTTACGTTGGAAAAACTAACACCTTGCAGGCACGTTTATTACTCGCCTGCAAGGTGGTGATGAAAGCGCACCAACAACAATTGCACACCTACATCCACACCGATGCGCCGACTACCAGTAGCAAACTGGATGAATTACTGTGGACATTTAACGAACTTGCCTTCATTCCCCATGCACTTGCACCGACGAAAGAGCAAAATATGCGCATTTTGATCGGTCATGACCATGAGCCGATGGAAAATTGTGGATTGCTTATCAACCTTTCCAATGAAATACCAGCATTTTTCTCACGTTTTGAGCGATTAGCCGAAATTTTAGATCAGGAAGAACCCGTACTACACGCTGGTCGTAAACGCTACCAGTTTTACCGTGACCGGGGCTATAATCTGGATTACCATCAACTTAAGATTTAA
- a CDS encoding leucyl aminopeptidase gives MNYHFDSSANAAELHTDCVVVGVYKHAKLSAAAAQIDAASAGAISQHLDFGDFTGDKNRTSMLYNLPGVTAKRVLLIGMGEKDKLTPEALTQMTQAAVNLLKNSKVHNAVSFLTDEIASEYIEAAVRQSVIAVADSLYTFDTYKSKKDDAPRTTLEGWTVAHTIAGEFTTALLQGNAIAEGMCISRDLANNPGNVCTPTYLADIAQELANSSNKVDINVLEEADMEALGMGSFLSVSKGSVEDGKMIILQYHGGNSGDAPFVLVGKGITFDTGGISLKPGNAMDEMKFDMTGAASVIGTLTACIAMQLPMNIIGVIAAAENMPGSKASKPGDIVTSMSGKTIEILNTDAEGRLVLCDALTYVERFNPVAVVDIATLTGACITALGHHICGLLSNNDALAEEVLAAGKQANDEAWRLPMGEKYHDQLKSNFADLANIGGPPGGTITAACFLSRFTESYPWAHLDIAGTAWKSGAAKGATGRPVPLLCQLLINRANA, from the coding sequence CCGATTGCGTCGTGGTAGGTGTTTATAAACACGCCAAACTCTCGGCGGCGGCGGCGCAAATTGATGCTGCCAGCGCGGGTGCGATCAGCCAACACTTGGATTTCGGCGACTTTACCGGCGATAAAAACCGCACCAGTATGCTTTACAACCTGCCCGGCGTCACCGCCAAACGGGTGCTGCTCATCGGCATGGGCGAAAAAGACAAACTCACGCCGGAAGCCTTAACCCAAATGACACAAGCCGCTGTCAACCTGCTCAAAAATTCCAAAGTTCATAATGCCGTCTCCTTTCTAACCGACGAAATCGCCAGCGAATACATTGAAGCCGCTGTGCGCCAATCCGTCATCGCGGTTGCTGACTCGCTATACACCTTCGATACTTACAAAAGCAAAAAAGACGATGCCCCGCGCACCACGTTAGAAGGTTGGACAGTCGCGCACACGATTGCCGGTGAATTCACCACTGCGCTGTTGCAAGGCAACGCCATCGCCGAAGGGATGTGCATCAGCCGTGACCTCGCCAATAACCCCGGCAATGTGTGCACCCCCACATACCTCGCTGATATTGCACAGGAATTGGCTAACTCCTCCAACAAAGTCGACATTAACGTGCTCGAAGAAGCCGACATGGAAGCCCTTGGCATGGGTTCCTTCCTATCAGTATCCAAAGGCAGTGTAGAAGACGGCAAAATGATCATCCTGCAATACCACGGTGGTAATTCGGGTGATGCACCATTCGTACTGGTCGGCAAAGGTATCACTTTCGACACCGGCGGTATTTCGCTCAAACCCGGCAATGCGATGGATGAAATGAAATTCGACATGACCGGTGCTGCCAGTGTAATCGGCACATTAACCGCCTGTATCGCCATGCAATTGCCCATGAACATCATTGGCGTGATTGCCGCCGCCGAAAACATGCCCGGTAGCAAAGCCAGCAAACCCGGTGACATCGTAACCAGCATGTCAGGCAAAACCATTGAGATTCTCAACACCGACGCGGAAGGTCGCTTGGTGCTGTGCGATGCACTGACGTATGTGGAACGCTTTAACCCCGTTGCCGTGGTTGATATTGCCACCCTAACCGGCGCATGTATCACGGCATTGGGGCATCACATCTGCGGTTTATTAAGCAATAACGACGCACTTGCTGAAGAAGTGCTCGCAGCGGGCAAACAAGCCAATGACGAAGCTTGGCGCTTGCCGATGGGTGAAAAATACCACGACCAACTCAAAAGCAACTTTGCCGATCTCGCCAATATCGGCGGGCCACCAGGCGGCACAATCACCGCAGCCTGTTTCCTGTCACGTTTCACCGAAAGTTACCCATGGGCGCATCTCGACATTGCAGGGACAGCATGGAAAAGCGGTGCAGCCAAAGGCGCAACGGGTCGCCCTGTGCCGTTGCTGTGCCAATTGCTGATTAATCGCGCCAACGCATGA
- a CDS encoding UPF0175 family protein gives MQITLDIPEQYLIDQSPIEFGKRIKLYAALVMFQSGSMSAGAASEFAGVDRFTFIAECQKRNIPLVDFSPEELDAELEDLRKIA, from the coding sequence ATGCAAATAACGTTAGATATACCTGAACAATACTTGATCGACCAGTCTCCTATTGAGTTCGGCAAGCGCATCAAGTTGTATGCCGCGCTAGTCATGTTCCAGTCAGGCAGCATGTCCGCTGGTGCTGCATCCGAGTTTGCGGGGGTTGATCGTTTTACCTTCATCGCTGAATGCCAGAAACGCAATATTCCACTGGTGGATTTCTCACCGGAAGAACTGGATGCAGAACTCGAAGACTTGCGGAAAATTGCCTGA
- a CDS encoding valine--tRNA ligase, whose translation MDKTYQPQDIEQRWYQHWEQSGYFAPKGEGKPYCIMIPPPNVTGTLHMGHGFNQMVIDTLIRYHRMKGDKTLYQPGTDHAGIATQMVVERQLLAQGVTRHDLGREKFLEKVWEWKGQSGDTINRQLRRLGTTPDWSRERFTMDEGLSEAVREVFVRLHEEGLIYRGKRLVNWDTVLHTAVSDLEVVSEEENGNMWHFRYPLADAAGNATDEFLIVATTRPETMLGDSAVAVNPKDERYQHLIGKNVVLPLVGRLIPVVGDDYADPEKGTGCVKITPAHDFNDYQVGKRHNLPLINIFTIDACINEVSPEKYQGLERFAARKQIVADMDALGLLDKIEDHKLMVPRGDRSGTVIEPYLTDQWYVDLTRETLDDGRPGGKTAIAQPAIDVVASGEVRFIPGNWVNTYNHWMNNLDDWCISRQLWWGHRIPAWYDEAGNVYVARSEDEVRSKYNLPADLALRQDEDVLDTWFSSALWPFSTLGWPNVDDEALKAFYPTQMLMTGFDIIFFWVARMIMFGKKFMGDVPFRDVYIHGLVKDADGQKMSKSKGNVLDPLDIIDGIDLEALVAKRTSGMMQPQLAAKIDKATRKQFPDGITPHGTDALRMTFASFATAGRDIRFDMQRLEGYRNFCNKLWNAARYVLMQCEEQDTGLDDALPVELSAADRWIISLLQQTEAEVADHIDNYRFDLAAKAMYEFAWHEYCDWYLELTKPILGKANDNQAAKRGTRRTLVRVLEVALRLMHPIMPFITEEIWQNIKGLAGVSGDSIMLQPYPVADTALIDQAALAEIEWVKAFIMGIRRIRSEMDIKPGQVLDVLLQNWSDTDKVLFTTSEAFARTLAKVGNVTWLEAGADAPESATALVGEMQILIPLAGLIDKDAEIARLSKEIEKLQKNLGGLEGRLNNPAFADKAPAAVLEQTRKQADEQRAALGQLVGQLEKIRAL comes from the coding sequence ATGGACAAGACCTACCAACCTCAAGACATCGAACAACGCTGGTATCAGCACTGGGAACAAAGCGGCTATTTCGCCCCGAAAGGCGAAGGCAAGCCGTATTGCATCATGATCCCGCCGCCGAACGTCACCGGCACGCTGCACATGGGGCACGGTTTCAACCAGATGGTGATCGACACCCTGATCCGCTACCACCGCATGAAGGGCGACAAAACCCTCTACCAACCCGGCACTGACCACGCAGGCATCGCCACGCAAATGGTGGTCGAACGCCAATTGCTTGCGCAAGGTGTGACCCGCCACGATCTGGGGCGTGAGAAGTTCCTCGAAAAAGTCTGGGAGTGGAAAGGGCAATCCGGCGACACCATCAACCGCCAATTGCGCCGTTTAGGCACAACCCCTGACTGGTCACGCGAACGCTTTACGATGGACGAAGGCTTGTCGGAAGCCGTGCGTGAAGTGTTCGTGCGCCTGCATGAAGAAGGCTTGATCTATCGCGGCAAACGCTTGGTGAACTGGGATACCGTGCTGCACACCGCTGTTTCCGACCTTGAAGTCGTGTCCGAAGAAGAAAACGGCAATATGTGGCACTTCCGCTACCCGCTGGCGGATGCGGCGGGCAATGCCACTGACGAATTCCTGATTGTTGCGACCACGCGCCCGGAAACCATGCTGGGTGACTCCGCCGTGGCAGTAAACCCGAAAGACGAACGTTACCAGCATTTGATTGGCAAAAACGTGGTGCTGCCGTTGGTAGGACGCTTGATTCCGGTGGTGGGCGACGATTACGCTGACCCAGAAAAAGGCACGGGTTGTGTAAAAATTACCCCCGCGCACGATTTCAACGACTATCAGGTGGGCAAGCGTCACAACCTGCCGCTGATCAATATTTTCACCATTGATGCCTGCATCAACGAGGTTTCGCCGGAAAAGTATCAAGGGCTGGAACGCTTTGCGGCGCGTAAGCAAATCGTGGCGGACATGGACGCGCTCGGCTTGCTGGACAAAATCGAAGACCACAAGCTGATGGTGCCGCGTGGCGACCGTTCTGGCACGGTGATTGAACCGTACCTGACCGATCAGTGGTACGTGGATTTGACCCGTGAAACGCTGGACGACGGGCGACCCGGCGGCAAAACCGCGATTGCGCAACCCGCGATTGACGTGGTGGCGAGCGGCGAAGTGCGCTTCATTCCGGGCAACTGGGTGAACACTTACAACCACTGGATGAACAACCTCGACGACTGGTGCATTTCGCGTCAACTGTGGTGGGGACATCGCATTCCGGCCTGGTATGACGAGGCGGGCAATGTCTACGTGGCGCGTTCCGAAGATGAGGTGCGCAGCAAATACAACCTGCCTGCCGACCTCGCATTGCGTCAGGATGAGGACGTGTTGGATACGTGGTTCTCCTCCGCGCTGTGGCCGTTTTCTACGCTCGGCTGGCCGAATGTGGACGACGAAGCCCTGAAAGCCTTCTACCCGACCCAGATGCTGATGACCGGCTTCGACATCATCTTCTTCTGGGTGGCGCGGATGATCATGTTCGGCAAGAAATTCATGGGCGACGTGCCGTTCCGCGACGTGTACATCCACGGGCTGGTGAAGGATGCTGACGGGCAGAAAATGTCCAAATCCAAGGGCAACGTGCTTGACCCGCTCGACATTATCGACGGCATCGACCTCGAAGCACTGGTAGCCAAGCGCACCAGCGGCATGATGCAACCGCAACTCGCCGCGAAAATCGACAAAGCCACCCGCAAGCAATTCCCCGACGGCATTACCCCGCACGGCACGGATGCGCTGCGCATGACCTTTGCCTCGTTCGCCACCGCTGGGCGCGACATCCGTTTCGACATGCAACGACTGGAAGGCTACCGTAATTTCTGCAACAAGCTGTGGAACGCGGCGCGGTATGTGCTGATGCAGTGCGAAGAGCAGGACACTGGGCTGGATGACGCTTTGCCGGTGGAATTGTCGGCGGCGGATCGCTGGATCATTTCCTTGCTGCAACAGACTGAGGCGGAAGTCGCTGACCACATCGACAACTACCGCTTCGACCTTGCCGCCAAAGCGATGTACGAATTTGCCTGGCACGAATATTGCGACTGGTATCTGGAGCTGACCAAGCCGATTTTGGGCAAAGCCAACGACAACCAAGCCGCCAAACGCGGCACGCGCCGTACCTTGGTGCGCGTACTGGAAGTGGCGTTGCGCCTGATGCACCCGATTATGCCGTTCATTACCGAAGAAATTTGGCAGAACATCAAAGGCTTGGCGGGCGTGTCCGGCGATTCCATCATGCTGCAACCCTACCCCGTCGCCGACACTGCGCTGATTGATCAGGCAGCACTGGCGGAAATCGAATGGGTGAAAGCCTTCATCATGGGCATCCGCCGCATCCGCTCCGAGATGGACATCAAGCCGGGGCAAGTGCTGGACGTGCTGCTGCAAAACTGGAGCGACACCGACAAGGTACTGTTCACCACCAGCGAAGCGTTTGCGCGGACGCTGGCGAAAGTCGGCAATGTGACCTGGCTAGAAGCCGGTGCAGATGCGCCGGAATCGGCTACTGCGCTGGTGGGCGAGATGCAAATCCTCATCCCGCTGGCGGGGCTGATCGACAAGGACGCAGAAATTGCGCGTCTGAGCAAGGAAATCGAGAAGCTGCAAAAGAACCTTGGCGGGCTGGAAGGTCGGCTGAATAATCCGGCGTTTGCAGACAAAGCGCCAGCAGCAGTGCTGGAACAGACGCGCAAGCAGGCGGATGAACAGCGGGCTGCGTTGGGGCAGTTGGTGGGGCAGTTGGAGAAGATACGGGCGTTGTAA
- a CDS encoding DUF3368 domain-containing protein: MLIIADSSALVALAECDMLHLLDVLFQEIRVPLPVFEECTFPGKPHASRLAAYLADKTIDIDLSSYIFSINGLGRGELHAMALYRYLHADRFLVDDQRAKKVANLNGISTIGSVGILLRAKERGLIPAIKPHVAAIQLSGVYLSDRVVKHALELAGED; the protein is encoded by the coding sequence ATGCTGATTATTGCCGACTCATCCGCGCTGGTCGCGCTCGCTGAATGCGATATGTTGCACTTATTGGACGTGCTTTTTCAGGAAATCCGTGTTCCACTCCCTGTGTTTGAGGAATGCACATTTCCCGGTAAACCACATGCCAGCCGTTTGGCTGCATACCTCGCCGATAAAACCATCGACATTGATCTTTCGTCTTATATCTTTTCGATCAATGGGTTGGGACGTGGCGAACTGCACGCAATGGCACTTTACCGCTACTTACACGCCGATAGATTTCTGGTCGATGATCAACGTGCAAAGAAAGTTGCCAATCTGAACGGGATAAGCACTATTGGCAGCGTTGGTATTTTGCTACGCGCAAAAGAAAGGGGCTTGATTCCAGCCATCAAGCCACACGTTGCAGCTATCCAGCTTTCCGGTGTGTATTTGAGTGATCGGGTAGTGAAACATGCGTTGGAGTTAGCGGGCGAAGACTAG